A stretch of DNA from Coccidioides posadasii str. Silveira chromosome 1, complete sequence:
GTCTCTTCTTGTCCAATACTGAAGGCTACCTACTATGAAAGCCTTCGCCTCTACTCCTTGCCGCTAAGTTACGGACAGGTAACGAAGGATGTGTCCCTAGCGGAGCCTACAGTGGCCGATTCCCCATCATCGACTTACAAGTGCGAAGCCGGTACTTATGTTGCTATTCCGCACTTCATACACAATATGAATACCGACTCCTTCCACGAACCAACGAAGTTCGACCCACAGAGATTTTTCCCTCATGATCTAGAGAAAGATTCAGATACCCCCGACAATTACGAATCATCTGAAAATGAGAAGTTGATATCAAATGATTCGATTTCCCAAAAGGCAAACGATATTTGGCCGAGTGAGGCCAGCCCCGTCCTGGGCTTCAGTCGCGAGTTTGCGGAGGGGCAAGCTCTTGTCTTTACTGCTGCTTTTCTCACGATGTGGAATATTCAACGGGCAAGTGGCAGGCGCTGGACAGTTCCACGCCAGAAGGCGGGTAGCGCGGTGTGTGTGCCCAGGAACGATGTCATGGTGAGGATGAAGCTAAGGGTGTAGACGACAACATGTGCTGAGTACAGTGTTGGGCAAAGGATTTTTTCATAGAGCCTTACTGATTTCGATACTGATGCTCCATGCGTGCATTTGCCGCATTTTCTTCTTAAATGtaactttattatattattcAACCTGTGTTCCGTAACCGTGAATgcactacggagtaccgagtacggagtattcacGACCAACATAGGGGATAGCCGGTTACGACGATAAGAGGAAAGAAAACGTTAGCTCCAACCCTTGGCTAGTCTTGGCAGAGCCTGTCGGGCCAATCATGATGCGCGAGTCGAAACGCGAAAACGCGTCCACCAACCGAGTCAATTAACGATGACCACAGGGGAAAGACAGCAGTGCCGATTCTTCGTTCAGCTTCAAGGTGTTGAAGACTACTACGGAATATTTTGATCAAATCAATGCTGGTCTAGTTATCAGCTCGTTTGAACCTACTGGCGACCACGCAATTGAGACAATCGGCGCAAAATGGCGCCGGAAAACGCCCGACCCAGAGGCAGACCTGCCCGTAAGGATGCCCCCAGAAAGACAGTCAGTTTCAAGTCCTGAGATTCGTCTTCCATGCTGATTTGATGTTATGGTGCAGATACACCGGGAACGACCGTTTTATCATACACTCCCAACGGACACAAAGTTGTCACAGGCGGTTCGAACTCCACAATCCGAATATATACGATTGGGGAAGATGGCGAGCCAAAGACGGTTGACGAGGGTGTGGAGGGTCACTTGGCAATTGCCGCCCTGGTATGGTTGATATTGTTCTGGATAGACATCTGGGATATCTGGAATGCGTTCTAACAGGAGAACACATCCTCCCCTAAGTAGAATGATTCGTTTATAATGGGGGCAGAAGATGGAACGGTTTGGCAGTATGGACTGCCAGATGGCCAAATGGATAAAATGCTTGTCAGATGTTCGTTGCCCGTGCGAGATTTAGCCATTTCGAAAGATGGGGACTGGTTAGCGGTTGCCAGTGAGTAAGTGAAAGACGACGGCCACGCCTGTTTTAAATGTTCGAAAACTAACAGGGTGGTTTTCTAGCGAGCTTGCCATCAAGATCGTCAACATAGAGGATATGACACAAGTTAAGTATTTACGAGATCAGACAAAAGGTGTCAAACATGTTACCTTCGACCCAAGCGGGAGATATGTCACAGTTTCTTGTTCCGATGGAATCATCTACGTTTATTCCTTCACAGAAACGGAGCCTTCGCTCATACAGAAGATCGACGGTGTTATCCGAAGACTTGAGAATGAGGACGAGGGTACATCACAAGCCGTATGGCATCCCGATGGAACGGCCTTCGCAGCTGTAGAGGCCACAAAGGATATCGTCGTGGTATCTAGCAGAGACTGGACAAAGCAGAAAAGATTTTCCAACGGGCATACCGCAGATATTACGGCTCTCGCGTGGTCACCGAATGGTGCACTCTTAGCAAGTGCAGGTGCAGACCGCCAGATTGTGCTCTGGGAAACCCGAACCCAAAGTATTCTTCGAAAATACGACTTCGCGAATGTAATCAACCTTGCATGGCACCCGGTTAACAACGAAGTCTCATTTACGACCTCAGATGGAGAGCTGTATATTCATGAAGCTTTTGTCCCCTCAGAACATCAGCGATTACTTGAGAAAGCGTTGGAAATTGCGCCTTTACTTTCCACCGGAGTCGATATTGGCAATGAGCTTCCGAGTCGAACCATTGCGAATGGGGCTCGCAGGGAGAGGCAAGTTAGGAGAGGTACTCCTGATTCTCTAGATGATATATTAGGACCCATGGACGAAGACGACGATTTCGTggaggatgatgatggcgCAGGTTATGCTGAAGATGTCAATGGTTTTGGGAAGCGTAGCAATGGTCATCTGGGTGATCCGTATGGCCACGATAATAAGAGAAGAATCGGAACATCATGGCAGCCGCAAGCACACGAGGCATTTCAGCCTGGGAGCACGCCCTGGAGGGGCGGTAGAAGATACCTATGTAAGTCACAAAATTCAAATTCGTATCCATTTTCCCATACGAACCATTAATAA
This window harbors:
- a CDS encoding uncharacterized protein (BUSCO:67284at4751~EggNog:ENOG410PFNV~COG:S~BUSCO:1713at33183), which encodes MAPENARPRGRPAHTPGTTVLSYTPNGHKVVTGGSNSTIRIYTIGEDGEPKTVDEGVEGHLAIAALNDSFIMGAEDGTVWQYGLPDGQMDKMLVRCSLPVRDLAISKDGDWLAVASDELAIKIVNIEDMTQVKYLRDQTKGVKHVTFDPSGRYVTVSCSDGIIYVYSFTETEPSLIQKIDGVIRRLENEDEGTSQAVWHPDGTAFAAVEATKDIVVVSSRDWTKQKRFSNGHTADITALAWSPNGALLASAGADRQIVLWETRTQSILRKYDFANVINLAWHPVNNEVSFTTSDGELYIHEAFVPSEHQRLLEKALEIAPLLSTGVDIGNELPSRTIANGARRERQVRRGTPDSLDDILGPMDEDDDFVEDDDGAGYAEDVNGFGKRSNGHLGDPYGHDNKRRIGTSWQPQAHEAFQPGSTPWRGGRRYLCLNLVGFVWSVDQETHNTVTVEFYDRERYRDFHFTDPFLYDKACLNEKGTLFSCQPSNGNPAIIFYRPHEMWTTRADWKTELPEGEEITAIALSNSYIAVSTSTDYVRIYTLFGTPYRVYRQKSQTVTCAAWKDYVLTIGNGPIGGDGITKLTYSIENVKKDQICQNEDTVSLVQGTELRSVFFSDKGDPCIYDSSGVLLVLQHWRNPGQARWVPLLDTKQLDRVASGKKQETYWPVAVADDVFHCIILKGGDRYPYFPRPLLTQFEFEIPISSTRKRPTGDDDGDTDMDGTTAKDANRKLQESFVRANLESSLLEDCVEAGEGTSAQATEQRRKDVEIDKLILQMLAVECREGEERGMKAYELVTLLRDRTGKILEAASKVAQRYERFVLDERIRKLAEKRLLGEDDGNDDDDDFA